In Aedes albopictus strain Foshan chromosome 3, AalbF5, whole genome shotgun sequence, the following are encoded in one genomic region:
- the LOC115255438 gene encoding uncharacterized protein LOC115255438 has translation MDPSDSHCIMCNRPNNADNLVQCDRCDGYVHYSCADVGDSIADPDRSFTCKRCVESDEVVTVSSHRTSRSSRRTSHSGSSSARVALRLQQLEKEKQNRLRELEDAEKFQRLRRQVEEDFEKQQFAILDAQLQDEDEDRSVKSRVSSRQIRESTKKWVGASSQTDGANSQVATTSAQIVSTSLDGTLRTPADESEDQITLAAIPEEALQPASAEGDREAEPNKMTSVVSVLEEQQTVRSTEFTVAAQVPTSHQGLGADTSAGAIPSSRRHTGVLTTGELESEERVQQKARAAYTKINAGMTSRAGGVRVASPTGSGLSSESQVRTSVSTLHVRLHPIPEVGQTSTPLIPTIKQIVGRQSGHRQTHKNPAKLGNQLGAVQGHLALNHSLGTVPTSGEPPPGLNTMGQIPSLKSAQFCESKPAAKQPFSDQNQMRVPKSSVFVPGHGSEVNRSFVPPVEQQQYSVPDRQEVQPPSGREQCTVTSARDQFVNQPPPGYENFARKPTAATWNPAWPSVPHFGTIGYLPSIPFHSTYGQPDYALNSTEYLTSTGYQQGALPSTSRLEPLPGHQTYPEPTTRPNHQHRTDQREQWQNSSQSQPRRVRGPTAEQLAARQVIPKELPVFAGDPQDWPLFLSSFNNSTEACGYNDAENLARLQRCLRGHALESVRSRLLIPESVPYVLATLERLYGRPEVIIHSLLKRMREIPSPRGDDLKTLIKFGMGVGNMVEHMILAQQHQHISNPMLLQELVDRLPPTLKLQWASFKRHYHTVNLATFNDFMKDLVTMASDVTLLTGIGQQPAEKQEKPKRERAAKEKLFVHQSSSNTSGSSGTESSNPTVKPCVHCSKTDHRVAECPDFKRLSVDERWKVLRQKGLCRICLIPHRSWPCRSKQECGVRDCRMRHHALLHLAKVQTGTVPTSTPTERNIVHQNHHSVTSCALMRYLPVTLHYNGNSVEVFAFLDDGSSSTMMEAEVAKQLGAAGPAEPLCLGWTGDITRIEKDSQHVNVAISGHNIANMFPLKARTVGQLKLPSQTVDYEELCLGHPYLRKLPLSSYTSAVPRLIIGVDNAKLISTLKSRESRNGELVAVKTRLGWSLFGKHTVGSSPVEYVHTHQELHGADTDLHNLFRQFMAVDEASVNQSPLSEQDKRALEILQKTTRRIDGRLETGLLWRNDEPSLPNSYSMAVRRAEALERKLAKDEQLREKVKQLIQEYVAKGYAHRITAAELESSEPGRVWYLPLGVVRNPRKPEKVRLIWDAAARSEGVSFNDLMLKGPDLLTALPSVLLRFRQKSVAFSGDIKEMFHQFRIRQEDRQAQRFLFREHPEEPPQIFVMDVAAFGAACSPCIAQYLKNRNAEDYKQQYPEAARAIVENHYVDDFLDSVDTVEEAVELIEDVKHVHAMAGMEIRNFASNSPAVLERIGEVSEAEQKLVKLESIVERVLGMVWKPEEDIFTFELDLKEEVRNIVLNNTTPTKRQVLRTIMSLFDPLGLVAHFIVHGKLIMQRIWREGLDWDEAISGEILEDWRRWSGLLLKINEVGVPRCFFSGNRSVCNGAEIHMFVDASENAYACVAYLRSSDNGIPRCTLIVAKTKVAPLKPLSIPRLELQAALNGSRLLDTICKALTIPISARYLWTDSTTVLAWLRSETRRYHQFVGFRVGEILTTTTIGEWRKVQSKLNVADQATKWKDGPSFNPEDWWYSGPSFLSDTTEKWTEHTSEDFVTTEDMRSAFLHHRKLHPPFIVAVERFSKWTRLVRATAYVIRAVKRFLSLKVNGPLVQEELQSAETLLWRQVQREAYSEEYSTLLYNKEHPREEPRKLERSSALFNMSPMLDSNGVLRMNSRITAAPVVSTDLKYPIFLPKEHRVTELLVESYHIRFLHGNKETIFNELRQRFQIPKLRSVVSKVAKQCQYCRVRKATPQEPMMAPLPEIRLTSFIRPFTHTGVDYFGPVFVKQGRSTVKRWIALFTCLSIRAVHLEVVHSLSTQSCVMAIRRFVARRGSPATFCSDNGTNFVGANNLLREQLRAIGECCATTFTNSDTRWLFNPPLAPHMGGSWERLVRSVKVAMSAIADHPRHPSDEVLETIALEAESIVNSRPLTYVPLDHENQEALSPNHFLLYGTQGINQPSRDIEEEQAPLRDSWKLAKYLVDTFWVRWVREYLPTLTRRTKWFHPVRPLQPGDLVVVVEEGKRNGWVRGRIVEVLPGKDGQVRRAVVQTARGLVNRSATKLALLEVKEMSKAESDIPESGVSELHGRGDVGEPLGSFELDEVSSEYALRFNRLSAVDG, from the coding sequence ATGGATCCATCGGACAGCCACTGTATAATGTGCAACAGACCGAACAACGCCGATAATCTGGTCCAGTGTGACCGCTGTGACGGGTACGTACACTATTCGTGCGCGGACGTGGGAGACTCGATTGCCGATCCCGATCGGAGTTTCACCTGCAAGAGGTGCGTCGAGAGCGATGAAGTCGTCACTGTTTCATCCCACCGCACGAGCCGCAGCTCCCGGCGAACGTCACATAGTGGTAGCAGCTCAGCACGGGTGGCACTGCGGCTGCAACAGCTTGAGAAGGAGAAGCAAAACCGTCTCCGGGAGCTCGAAGATGCTGAGAAGTTCCAGCGACTGCGGCGTCAGGTCGAGGAGGACTTCGAGAAACAACAGTTTGCCATCCTTGACGCACAACTGCAGGATGAGGATGAGGATCGTAGCGTCAAGAGCAGAGTGAGTTCCAGGCAAATCCGCGAGAGTACCAAGAAGTGGGTCGGTGCATCGAGTCAGACAGATGGAGCAAATAGTCAAGTAGCTACCACGTCGGCTCAAATCGTATCCACAAGCCTAGATGGAACCCTGCGTACTCCAGCAGATGAATCCGAAGACCAGATCACGTTAGCAGCTATTCCCGAAGAAGCACTCCAACCCGCATCGGCCGAAGGCGACCGAGAAGCTGAACCCAACAAGATGACCAGCGTCGTCAGCGTTCTGGAAGAGCAGCAAACCGTTCGTTCCACGGAGTTCACAGTAGCGGCCCAAGTACCTACGTCCCACCAAGGCTTGGGGGCAGACACGTCGGCCGGAGCTATTCCGTCATCCCGCAGGCATACTGGAGTGCTTACTACCGGTGAACTGGAGTCCGAAGAACGGGTACAGCAGAAGGCAAGAGCAGCCTATACGAAAATCAATGCAGGTATGACGTCACGCGCGGGTGGTGTACGAGTTGCGTCACCTACCGGTTCAGGTTTGTCTTCAGAGAGCCAGGTGAGAACTAGCGTTAGTACCTTGCACGTCAGATTGCATCCTATACCAGAAGTAGGCCAAACCAGTACACCTTTAATACCAACAATAAAGCAAATCGTAGGTAGACAGTCAGGGCATAGACAAACCCATAAAAATCCAGCCAAGCTAGGCAATCAGCTAGGAGCAGTTCAGGGTCACTTAGCACTAAATCATTCTCTGGGCACTGTGCCAACATCGGGTGAACCTCCCCCAGGGTTGAACACAATGGGTCAAATACCGTCGTTGAAATCCGCGCAGTTTTGCGAATCAAAACCAGCCGCGAAGCAACCGTTTTCCGATCAGAATCAGATGCGCGTTCCGAAATCGTCCGTCTTTGTGCCCGGTCACGGTAGTGAAGTGAATCGTTCATTTGTGCCTCCGGTGGAACAGCAGCAATACAGTGTGCCCGATCGTCAAGAGGTACAACCACCGTCCGGTCGTGAACAGTGTACAGTGACAAGTGCTAGAGACCAATTTGTGAATCAGCCTCCCCCCGGATACGAGAACTTTGCGAGGAAACCAACGGCAGCAACATGGAACCCGGCGTGGCCATCGGTTCCGCATTTTGGAACCATCGGATATCTGCCATCGATCCCTTTCCATTCAACGTACGGCCAACCGGATTATGCTCTGAATTCCACAGAGTATTTGACGTCTACAGGCTATCAGCAAGGGGCTCTTCCGAGCACGTCTAGGTTGGAACCACTGCCGGGACATCAGACATACCCGGAACCAACGACACGACCAAATCATCAGCACCGGACGGATCAGCGTGAGCAATGGCAGAACTCGAGCCAATCGCAACCTCGTCGAGTGCGAGGACCCACAGCAGAACAACTGGCCGCTCGCCAAGTTATTCCAAAAGAGCTGCCCGTGTTTGCTGGAGATCCACAGGACTGGCCGCTTTTCCTGAGTTCCTTCAACAACTCGACAGAGGCTTGCGGGTATAACGACGCTGAGAACCTGGCGAGACTTCAACGATGTTTACGTGGACATGCGTTGGAAAGCGTGAGAAGTCGATTGCTGATTCCGGAGTCAGTTCCCTACGTGCTGGCAACCCTGGAGCGATTGTATGGCAGACCGGAAGTGATTATCCATTCCCTTCTGAAGCGGATGCGCGAAATACCCTCACCCAGGGGTGATGACCTGAAAACCCTGATCAAGTTCGGAATGGGCGTGGGGAACATGGTGGAACACATGATATTAGCCCAACAACATCAGCATATTAGCAACCCAATGTTGCTGCAAGAGCTGGTAGACAGACTTCCGCCGACTCTGAAACTACAGTGGGCTTCCTTTAAGCGTCACTACCACACAGTGAATTTGGCGACCTTCAACGACTTCATGAAGGACCTTGTTACGATGGCCAGCGACGTGACTCTCCTGACTGGTATAGGACAACAGCCGGCGGAGAAACAGGAGAAGCCGAAACGAGAAAGAGCGGCGAAGGAGAAGCTGTTCGTCCATCAATCTTCATCAAATACATCGGGGTCGTCTGGGACTGAATCAAGTAACCCCACCGTCAAGCCCTGCGTGCACTGCTCCAAGACAGACCATCGTGTTGCTGAGTGTCCAGACTTCAAGCGACTGAGTGTAGACGAAAGATGGAAGGTTTTGCGACAAAAAGGGCTGTGTAGAATATGCTTGATCCCTCATCGTTCATGGCCTTGTCGTTCAAAACAAGAATGTGGAGTTAGAGACTGCCGCATGCGTCACCACGCTTTACTACACCTAGCCAAGGTGCAGACTGGAACAGTTCCAACATCAACGCCGACGGAAAGAAACATCGTCCATCAAAACCACCATTCCGTTACCTCTTGTGCTTTGATGCGTTACCTTCCCGTGACGCTGCACTACAACGGAAACAGCGTAGAGGTCTTCGCGTTCTTGGATGATGGATCTTCATCGACGATGATGGAAGCAGAGGTAGCCAAACAACTGGGTGCAGCGGGACCGGCTGAGCCGTTGTGTCTGGGCTGGACTGGAGATAttacgaggatcgagaaagatTCCCAGCACGTCAATGTCGCTATTTCCGGGCACAACATAGCAAACATGTTCCCACTGAAGGCAAGGACGGTTGGCCAACTAAAACTGCCAAGCCAAACGGTGGATTACGAGGAACTTTGTCTGGGTCATCCGTACCTCAGAAAGCTTCCTTTGTCAAGTTACACCAGTGCTGTTCCTCGTCTCATCATCGGTGTAGATAACGCTAAGCTGATCAGTACACTGAAAAGTCGAGAGAGTAGAAACGGAGAGCTGGTCGCGGTCAAAACACGGCTCGGATGGAGCCTCTTCGGAAAACATACCGTCGGTAGTAGTCCAGTAGAGTACGTGCACACGCACCAAGAGTTACACGGCGCAGACACGGATTTACACAATCTGTTCAGGCAGTTTATGGCGGTCGATGAAGCGAGCGTCAACCAGAGCCCACTATCGGAACAAGACAAGAGAGCGTTGGAGATATTACAGAAAACTACCCGAAGGATCGACGGTAGGCTGGAAACTGGCCTGTTGTGGCGAAACGATGAACCTTCCCTTCCAAATAGCTACAGTATGGCAGTCCGTAGAGCGGAAGCTCTGGAGCGTAAGCTGGCGAAAGATGAGCAGCTACGAGAGAAAGTCAAGCAACTGATTCAGGAGTATGTGGCCAAAGGATACGCTCATCGAATTACCGCTGCCGAGTTGGAATCGTCAGAACCGGGCCGGGTATGGTACTTGCCACTGGGGGTGGTGAGAAATCCACGCAAACCGGAAAAAGTCCGTCTTATTTGGGACGCTGCAGCCCGATCAGAAGGTGTTTCGTTCAACGACCTGATGCTGAAAGGGCCGGATCTGTTAACAGCGCTACCATCTGTTCTGCTGCGTTTTCGCCAAAAAAGCGTAGCCTTTAGCGGAGACATAAAGGAAATGTTTCATCAATTCCGGATTCGGCAAGAGGACAGACAGGCACAACGATTTCTCTTCCGGGAGCACCCTGAAGAACCTCCACAGATCTTCGTGATGGATGTCGCCGCGTTTGGCGCTGCGTGCTCACCTTGCATCGCTCAGTACCTGAAAAATAGGAACGCAGAGGACTACAAACAGCAATATCCTGAGGCAGCCCGTGCCATCGTCGAAAACCACTACGTGGATGATTTTTTGGATAGTGTTGATACGGTCGAAGAAGCAGTGGAGCTTATCGAAGATGTGAAACACGTTCACGCCATGGCTGGAATGGAGATCCGGAATTTCGCATCAAATTCACCTGCAGTTCTCGAGCGCATCGGAGAAGTCAGCGAAGCTGAACAAAAGCTAGTCAAATTGGAGTCGATCGTCGAAAGAGTTTTGGGAATGGTGTGGAAACCGGAGGAGGATATCTTCACGTTCGAGTTGGACCTGAAAGAAGAAGTACGGAACATTGTGCTGAACAACACGACGCCTACGAAGCGCCAAGTCTTACGGACCATAATGTCTCTTTTTGATCCGTTGGGTTTGGTAGCGCATTTCATAGTGCACGGCAAGTTAATCATGCAGCGCATCTGGAGAGAAGGCTTAGACTGGGACGAAGCGATTAGTGGCGAAATACTAGAAGACTGGCGTAGATGGAGTGGACTGCTGCTGAAGATCAACGAAGTTGGCGTACCAAGGTGTTTCTTCTCCGGTAATAGATCAGTATGCAATGGCGCCGAGATCCATATGTTTGTGGATGCCAGCGAAAATGCATACGCTTGCGTTGCGTACCTGCGAAGTTCCGATAACGGGATCCCACGATGTACGCTGATAGTGGCGAAGACGAAAGTAGCGCCGCTGAAACCGTTATCCATTCCACGGTTGGAATTGCAAGCGGCTCTTAACGGGAGCCGTTTACTGGACACCATATGCAAGGCTCTAACAATCCCTATCTCGGCACGATATCTCTGGACAGACTCTACAACGGTCTTGGCGTGGCTGAGGTCTGAAACACGGCGTTACCATCAGTTCGTTGGATTTCGAGTTGGAGAGATTTTAACTACAACCACCATCGGCGAGTGGAGGAAGGTTCAGTCAAAACTGAATGTTGCTGATCAGGCAACGAAGTGGAAGGACGGACCAAGTTTCAACCCAGAAGATTGGTGGTACTCCGGCCCAAGTTTTCTATCCGACACGACGGAAAAATGGACTGAACATACATCGGAGGATTTCGTAACAACGGAAGACATGCGATCAGCGTTCTTGCACCATCGAAAGCTGCATCCACCGTTCATCGTAGCTGTCGAGAGGTTTTCCAAATGGACAAGATTAGTACGAGCTACAGCCTACGTTATCAGAGCGGTCAAACGGTTCCTTAGCCTGAAGGTGAACGGACCGTTGGTGCAGGAAGAACTGCAGAGTGCGGAAACACTGCTGTGGAGGCAAGTGCAAAGAGAAGCATACTCGGAGGAATACTCTACGCTTCTGTACAACAAAGAACACCCTCGTGAAGAACCTCGGAAGTTGGAGAGATCGAGCGCCCTGTTCAACATGTCACCGATGCTGGACAGCAATGGAGTGCTGCGGATGAACAGTCGCATAACTGCAGCCCCTGTTGTATCCACGGACCTGAAATACCCTATCTTTCTCCCGAAGGAACATCGGGTAACGGAACTGCTTGTGGAAAGCTACCACATTCGTTTCCTACACGGAAACAAGGAGACGATATTTAATGAATTGCGGCAACGTTTCCAGATACCAAAACTCCGTTCGGTTGTATCGAAGGTAGCCAAACAATGTCAGTATTGCCGTGTGCGGAAGGCGACTCCCCAAGAGCCAATGATGGCACCATTACCCGAAATTCGGCTAACATCGTTCATCCGACCGTTCACTCATACCGGAGTGGACTATTTTGGGCCTGTTTTCGTGAAGCAAGGACGTAGCACGGTTAAACGATGGATCGCTCTTTTCACGTGCCTGTCCATCAGGGCCGTGCACCTCGAAGTGGTCCACAGTTTATCGACGCAGTCGTGTGTCATGGCCATCCGTCGATTCGTTGCGCGCAGAGGGTCTCCCGCAACTTTCTGTTCCGACAACGGAACCAATTTTGTGGGCGCGAACAACCTGCTTCGGGAACAACTTCGTGCGATCGGAGAGTGCTGTGCAACAACCTTTACGAACTCTGACACACGATGGCTTTTCAACCCCCCACTCGCCCCCCATATGGGAGGATCATGGGAGCGCTTGGTGAGGTCAGTGAAGGTAGCAATGTCGGCGATCGCAGATCATCCTCGCCACCCCAGTGACGAAGTCCTGGAAACAATAGCTCTGGAAGCAGAATCTATCGTGAATTCCAGGCCACTGACCTATGTCCCGCTGGATCATGAGAATCAAGAAGCCCTGTCTCCCAATCACTTCCTGTTATATGGAACGCAAGGCATCAATCAACCAAGTCGGGACATTGAAGAGGAGCAGGCACCACTTAGAGACAGCTGGAAGTTGGCGAAGTATCTCGTTGATACTTTCTGGGTTCGCTGGGTCCGCGAATATCTTCCCACGTTGACGCGGCGTACCAAGTGGTTCCATCCAGTAAGGCCACTGCAACCGGGAGATCTGGTTGTCGTGGTAGAAGAAGGGAAGCGGAACGGATGGGTTCGTGGAAGAATAGTGGAAGTTCTACCAGGAAAGGATGGACAAGTCCGCAGAGCAGTAGTGCAGACGGCACGAGGACTGGTCAACCGGTCAGCAACGAAGTTGGCGCTATTGGAGGTAAAAGAGATGTCGAAAGCAGAGTCAGATATACCGGAGTCTGGCGTATCGGAACTACACGGGCGGGGGGATGTTGGCGAACCACTGGGTAGTTTCGAACTCGATGAAGTGAGCTCCGAGTACGCCCTTCGCTTTAATCGTCTGTCAGCCGTTGACGGCTGA